The following coding sequences lie in one Niabella agricola genomic window:
- the pyrR gene encoding bifunctional pyr operon transcriptional regulator/uracil phosphoribosyltransferase PyrR codes for MKLILKQEEIAITIKRLAHQIVENHEDFSKIAIIGLQPRGIFLSNRIYAEVQKISKGQAIDYGKLDITFYRDDVRNELHAANETDIPFSIEGKDVILIDDVLYTGRTTRAAFDALLDYGRPKKVELCVLIDRRFTREFPIQADYVGKYIDSFETQKVLVRWKENSDKDHVTITEG; via the coding sequence TTGAAACTGATTTTAAAACAGGAAGAAATCGCGATTACGATCAAGCGCCTGGCGCACCAGATCGTGGAGAATCATGAAGATTTTTCGAAAATTGCCATTATTGGTTTGCAGCCGAGGGGTATTTTTTTGTCGAACCGCATTTATGCAGAGGTACAAAAAATATCGAAAGGGCAGGCGATCGATTACGGGAAACTGGACATTACCTTTTACAGGGATGATGTGCGGAATGAACTGCATGCTGCCAATGAAACGGATATCCCGTTTTCAATAGAAGGGAAAGATGTAATCCTGATCGATGACGTATTGTACACCGGCCGTACAACCCGTGCCGCTTTTGATGCCCTGCTGGATTACGGGAGACCAAAGAAAGTGGAACTCTGCGTGCTGATCGACCGCCGGTTTACCCGGGAGTTTCCTATTCAGGCCGATTATGTGGGCAAGTACATTGACTCTTTTGAAACACAGAAAGTGCTGGTGCGTTGGAAAGAAAATAGCGATAAAGATCATGTAACGATAACGGAAGGATGA
- a CDS encoding DUF4943 family protein, protein MKKWILLAGIIIVLMGCKKERLDVGNPDVERFVQQLKNGTFNLYERNEKGERLWLQTPRFGPEHIAALIALSKDTTHIQKFPTNPMSSRSPFPEGRNYFILGECLLWLVNGVRGASSLAPYLIDTSKGVNERYKGITSTEILMLSNRYRQWWSEYKNGDWKTNSALSGTSYIWM, encoded by the coding sequence ATGAAAAAATGGATACTGCTTGCCGGAATAATCATCGTTCTCATGGGCTGTAAAAAAGAACGTCTTGATGTCGGTAATCCTGATGTCGAAAGGTTTGTACAACAGCTAAAAAACGGAACCTTTAACCTATACGAGCGCAACGAAAAAGGAGAACGCCTATGGCTGCAGACGCCGAGGTTCGGGCCGGAACATATTGCCGCGCTCATTGCATTATCCAAAGACACCACGCATATACAAAAATTTCCGACCAACCCCATGTCTTCGCGCAGCCCGTTTCCGGAAGGCAGAAATTATTTTATTTTAGGTGAATGTTTGTTATGGTTGGTGAATGGCGTGCGGGGCGCTTCCTCGCTTGCCCCCTACCTGATCGATACATCCAAAGGAGTGAACGAAAGATATAAAGGTATTACCTCTACAGAGATATTGATGCTCAGCAACAGATACCGGCAGTGGTGGAGTGAATATAAAAACGGCGATTGGAAAACAAATAGCGCTTTAAGCGGCACTTCGTATATATGGATGTAA
- a CDS encoding DUF6624 domain-containing protein, giving the protein MRLLCLLLFFLFCKETPGQTGIPYDRISAELEAILGKDQGPRDTLNALAAKYGAGADTVTHYWRYIGKKDSANTLQVSRIIDQYGWPDQRLVSPGASKALWLVIQHADALTREKYLPVLEQAVSQGKASKVYAAYLYDRVQMFRGCFQLYGTQMGGDYAGNTRLWPVKDMLRLDIRRKTIGLPPIKEVLKRYEISWSDPACDSLAGKIVFYGLVSNQQGRGLSGVRLYEPSGKLAGKTDAQGYFYIWANRRVLRRGLFFKAAGYQTFVYYFRNKAAEVFYDTVQLSK; this is encoded by the coding sequence ATGCGATTGCTGTGCCTCCTTTTATTCTTTCTGTTTTGTAAAGAAACACCGGGTCAGACCGGAATTCCTTACGACCGTATTTCCGCGGAGCTGGAAGCAATTTTAGGTAAAGACCAGGGACCCCGCGATACATTGAACGCTTTAGCAGCAAAATATGGTGCCGGCGCAGATACGGTAACCCATTACTGGAGGTATATTGGTAAAAAAGATTCGGCAAATACCTTGCAGGTATCCCGGATCATTGACCAATACGGCTGGCCGGATCAGCGGCTGGTTTCGCCGGGCGCCTCAAAAGCGTTATGGCTTGTTATTCAGCATGCAGACGCTCTTACCCGCGAAAAATACCTTCCTGTGCTGGAGCAGGCGGTTTCACAAGGGAAGGCTTCCAAAGTATATGCGGCTTACCTGTACGACCGCGTGCAGATGTTTCGCGGATGTTTTCAGCTTTATGGAACACAGATGGGCGGCGATTATGCCGGGAATACCAGATTATGGCCGGTGAAAGACATGCTTCGCCTGGATATACGCAGGAAAACCATAGGATTACCGCCGATAAAAGAGGTACTCAAGCGTTATGAGATTTCCTGGTCCGATCCGGCCTGTGATTCGCTAGCCGGTAAGATTGTTTTTTACGGGTTGGTCAGTAATCAGCAAGGGCGTGGGCTTTCGGGTGTCCGGCTCTATGAGCCATCCGGCAAGCTTGCTGGTAAAACTGATGCGCAGGGCTATTTTTACATTTGGGCAAACCGGCGGGTATTACGAAGAGGATTGTTTTTTAAAGCCGCCGGATACCAAACCTTTGTATATTACTTCCGGAATAAAGCGGCGGAGGTGTTTTATGACACGGTGCAGCTTTCGAAATAA
- a CDS encoding DNA topoisomerase IV subunit B yields the protein MAKEMAAPKAGVTYDEDSIKSLDWKEHIRLRPGMYIGKLGDGSSPDDGIYVLVKEVMDNCIDEYMMGYGKTIELTIKDNTVTVRDYGRGIPLGKVVDVVSKINTGAKYDSRAFQKSVGLNGVGTKAVNALSNYFKVIAVRDGKDKTAEFERGVLVKESKEGKTTEDNGTLVTFIPDDTIFKNFKFHPEFLENLIWNYCFLNAGLKIVFNGKTYVSRNGLLDLLQRKTNEDEIRYPIIHLKGEDIEVAVTHGNDYGEELYSFVNGQHTTQGGTHQQAFREAFVKTIREFYKKDYEASDIRGAIVGAIAVRVVEPVFESQTKTKLGSQNVDINGPSMKQFVGDFLSRELDNFLHKNPSTAEALKKRIEQSERERKDLAGIKKLANERAKKANLHNRKLRDCRVHLNEEPPAKNKEEYIAKQNETTIFITEGDSASGSITKARNVETQAVFSLRGKPLNSFGLTKKVVYENEEFNLLQHALNIEEGMEGLRFNNIVIATDADVDGMHIRLLIMTFFLQFFPELVKQEKVYVLETPLFRVRDKKETIYCYNEAEKKAAIRKLTGKPEVTRFKGLGEISPEEFAQFISGDMRKQLMRLEQGDHIQQLLEYYMGKNTMDRQEFIIDNLVVEIDQAEEEAAA from the coding sequence ATGGCAAAAGAAATGGCAGCACCAAAGGCAGGAGTAACATATGATGAGGATAGTATTAAAAGTCTGGATTGGAAAGAGCATATCCGCCTTCGCCCGGGGATGTATATCGGAAAATTAGGAGATGGCAGTAGCCCGGATGACGGTATCTATGTGTTGGTAAAGGAGGTAATGGATAACTGTATCGATGAATACATGATGGGCTATGGCAAAACCATCGAGCTAACGATCAAAGACAATACCGTAACCGTTCGGGACTACGGGCGTGGTATTCCGCTGGGGAAAGTGGTGGATGTAGTAAGTAAGATCAATACGGGGGCAAAATATGACAGCAGGGCCTTCCAGAAATCCGTTGGGTTGAATGGGGTGGGTACCAAGGCAGTGAACGCACTGAGCAATTATTTTAAAGTGATTGCAGTACGTGATGGCAAGGATAAAACGGCTGAATTTGAGCGTGGGGTTTTAGTAAAAGAAAGCAAAGAGGGGAAAACCACGGAAGACAACGGTACCCTGGTTACGTTTATCCCGGACGATACCATCTTTAAAAATTTCAAATTCCATCCGGAGTTCCTTGAAAACCTGATCTGGAACTATTGTTTTTTGAATGCCGGGTTGAAGATCGTTTTTAACGGCAAAACCTATGTCAGCCGTAATGGCTTGCTGGACCTGTTGCAGCGAAAGACCAATGAAGATGAGATCCGCTATCCGATCATCCACCTGAAAGGTGAAGATATCGAAGTTGCGGTTACACACGGAAACGATTATGGGGAAGAATTGTACAGCTTTGTAAATGGTCAGCACACCACGCAGGGAGGAACGCACCAGCAGGCTTTCCGGGAGGCCTTTGTAAAAACGATCCGCGAGTTTTATAAAAAAGACTATGAGGCCTCAGATATCCGTGGCGCCATTGTTGGGGCTATCGCCGTAAGAGTGGTAGAGCCGGTATTTGAAAGCCAGACCAAGACCAAACTCGGATCGCAGAACGTGGATATCAATGGTCCCAGCATGAAACAGTTTGTAGGGGATTTTCTTTCCCGGGAACTGGATAATTTTCTCCACAAAAATCCTTCAACAGCAGAAGCGCTGAAGAAGCGCATCGAGCAAAGCGAGCGGGAACGCAAAGACCTTGCAGGGATTAAAAAATTAGCCAATGAACGTGCCAAAAAGGCCAACCTGCATAACCGCAAACTGCGGGATTGCCGGGTGCATTTAAACGAGGAGCCGCCGGCAAAGAACAAGGAAGAGTACATTGCCAAACAAAACGAAACCACCATTTTTATTACGGAAGGAGACAGTGCCAGTGGTTCCATTACCAAGGCCCGGAATGTAGAAACACAGGCGGTATTCAGCCTGCGGGGAAAGCCGCTGAACAGTTTCGGACTTACAAAGAAAGTGGTATATGAAAATGAAGAGTTTAACCTTTTGCAGCATGCGCTCAATATTGAAGAGGGGATGGAAGGGTTGCGGTTTAATAATATCGTCATTGCTACCGATGCGGATGTGGACGGAATGCACATCCGGCTGCTGATCATGACCTTCTTCCTGCAGTTCTTTCCCGAACTGGTAAAACAGGAAAAAGTGTATGTGCTGGAAACCCCGCTGTTTCGCGTCCGTGACAAAAAGGAAACGATTTATTGTTACAATGAAGCGGAAAAAAAGGCAGCCATCCGGAAATTGACCGGTAAGCCGGAAGTAACCCGTTTTAAAGGGCTCGGGGAGATCAGCCCCGAAGAGTTTGCCCAGTTCATTTCCGGTGATATGCGCAAACAACTAATGCGCCTGGAGCAAGGCGATCATATTCAGCAATTGCTTGAATATTATATGGGCAAAAATACCATGGACCGGCAAGAGTTTATCATCGATAACCTGGTGGTAGAAATCGATCAGGCAGAAGAAGAGGCTGCGGCCTAA
- a CDS encoding helix-turn-helix domain-containing protein: MPFFIKRASGHAKQKHQILLLDGIIREFKREDFWNNIQNIAEKFGISSRYLQKLFVQHTGLSPKLYIQINRFQNSLKLLTQRNLPLTAIAYECGYFDQAHFIKAFKSFTGTTPSGFQAENSPIILSPAAI, translated from the coding sequence ATGCCTTTTTTTATAAAAAGAGCGTCGGGCCATGCTAAACAAAAACATCAGATCCTATTGCTGGACGGGATAATCCGGGAATTCAAGCGCGAGGACTTTTGGAACAATATCCAAAATATTGCAGAAAAATTTGGGATTTCCTCGCGTTACCTTCAAAAACTATTTGTGCAGCATACCGGCCTTTCTCCCAAGCTCTACATACAGATCAACCGGTTTCAAAACAGCCTGAAACTCCTAACCCAACGCAACCTGCCGCTTACTGCTATTGCTTATGAATGCGGCTATTTCGACCAGGCTCATTTTATCAAAGCCTTCAAATCCTTTACCGGAACCACCCCATCCGGCTTCCAGGCCGAAAACAGCCCAATCATCCTGTCGCCTGCCGCTATCTGA
- a CDS encoding DUF6597 domain-containing transcriptional factor produces the protein MDQTKAMYQEFLPAPLLRPFIENYYVIQTDGSAYFEKKAYASGCIEIMIRLGGGNWYVRNEKGIQLNPPIELWGQIIEPLTYFCDGPGCMMGVRFYPHTAALFLRESANLFNDQVSDLYQVMGNPIQYLYEELLNKATLKERLEAFDAFFYKKSVGPC, from the coding sequence ATGGATCAAACAAAAGCGATGTACCAGGAATTTTTACCGGCACCACTGTTAAGACCGTTTATTGAAAACTATTATGTGATTCAAACAGACGGTAGTGCGTATTTTGAAAAAAAGGCCTATGCCAGCGGCTGTATCGAAATCATGATCCGGCTTGGCGGAGGCAACTGGTATGTACGCAACGAAAAAGGAATCCAGTTAAACCCGCCTATTGAGTTATGGGGGCAGATCATTGAACCGCTTACTTATTTTTGCGATGGTCCGGGATGCATGATGGGCGTGCGTTTTTACCCCCATACAGCAGCGTTGTTTCTAAGGGAATCAGCTAATTTGTTTAACGACCAGGTAAGCGATCTTTATCAGGTAATGGGCAACCCGATCCAATATCTGTACGAAGAATTGCTGAATAAGGCAACGCTCAAAGAGCGCCTGGAAGCGTTCGATGCCTTTTTTTATAAAAAGAGCGTCGGGCCATGCTAA
- a CDS encoding acyl-CoA thioesterase — translation MTRIKVPLPAAFPFTCTIAVRVTDINYGGHVGNDALLGMIHEARVQFLRRMGYTELSMEGVGLIMADAAIEFKNEVFMEDSLQVSVAAGDFQRVGFDLYYRIEKVIDGKKIPVVFAKTGMICFDYSQRKITQTPEAALQKLKQFASNTP, via the coding sequence ATGACAAGAATAAAGGTCCCATTACCGGCAGCATTCCCTTTCACCTGCACTATTGCAGTAAGGGTTACAGATATTAACTATGGAGGACATGTGGGCAACGACGCGCTGCTGGGAATGATCCATGAAGCCCGGGTTCAGTTCCTGCGCCGGATGGGGTACACCGAGCTTTCCATGGAAGGAGTAGGACTAATTATGGCCGATGCCGCCATTGAATTTAAAAATGAGGTATTTATGGAAGACAGCCTCCAGGTATCGGTAGCAGCCGGCGACTTTCAGCGGGTGGGTTTCGATTTGTATTACCGGATTGAAAAAGTAATCGATGGCAAAAAAATCCCTGTTGTATTTGCCAAAACGGGTATGATCTGTTTTGACTACTCCCAACGCAAAATTACCCAAACGCCCGAGGCGGCATTGCAGAAACTGAAGCAGTTTGCCTCTAACACCCCGTAA
- a CDS encoding RNA polymerase sigma factor: protein MNTESNHIIPDNDLIKGCIDGDRRMQEELYRRFSPKMYAVCLRYASNAEEAQDILQDAFIKVYKKLDSFRGDGSFEGWVRRIFVNTAIEHFRRKKYLQPVTEKEENTIEGKYVSVLDELAEKDILQLITQLSPGYRTVFNMYVVEGYSHKEIGDMLGISEGTSKSQLSRAKAILQDLVKKYIENKDKIDTVSNEQPT, encoded by the coding sequence TTGAATACAGAAAGCAACCATATTATACCGGACAACGACTTAATTAAAGGATGTATTGACGGGGATCGGAGGATGCAGGAAGAACTATACCGGCGCTTTTCTCCCAAAATGTACGCTGTTTGCCTGCGTTATGCTTCCAATGCTGAAGAAGCACAGGATATATTACAGGACGCGTTCATTAAGGTTTATAAAAAGCTGGATAGTTTTCGCGGTGACGGATCGTTTGAAGGTTGGGTGCGCCGTATTTTTGTAAACACGGCCATTGAGCATTTCCGCAGAAAAAAATACCTGCAACCGGTAACAGAAAAGGAAGAAAATACCATCGAAGGGAAATACGTTTCCGTATTGGACGAACTAGCTGAAAAGGATATTTTACAACTGATCACGCAATTATCTCCCGGTTACCGGACGGTATTTAACATGTATGTGGTGGAAGGATACTCGCATAAAGAGATTGGAGACATGTTGGGTATTAGTGAAGGAACCAGTAAGTCGCAGCTTTCGCGTGCAAAAGCGATCCTGCAGGACCTGGTAAAAAAATACATTGAGAATAAAGATAAAATAGATACAGTAAGCAATGAACAGCCAACATAA
- the rdgB gene encoding RdgB/HAM1 family non-canonical purine NTP pyrophosphatase, whose amino-acid sequence MIELIFATNNDNKVREIRQALPEGFSIISLQEAGIFKDIPEPHATLEANATEKSTVIYELTRKNCFSEDSGLETVVLDGAPGVRSARFADGEPQYASNTNKLLTLLNGKENRKARFRTVISLIIKGKEELFEGICEGTIAPEPMGTGGFGYDPVFIPDGSNKTFGQMTLEEKQEFSHRKKAVKKLVVYLKSLADR is encoded by the coding sequence ATGATCGAACTCATTTTCGCCACCAATAATGATAATAAAGTGCGGGAGATCCGGCAGGCATTACCGGAAGGTTTTTCCATTATCAGTTTGCAGGAAGCCGGCATCTTTAAAGATATTCCTGAACCCCACGCCACCCTGGAGGCCAATGCCACCGAAAAATCGACCGTTATTTACGAACTGACCCGGAAAAATTGTTTTAGTGAAGACAGCGGCCTGGAAACCGTGGTCCTTGATGGAGCACCCGGAGTACGCAGCGCCCGTTTTGCTGATGGAGAACCGCAGTATGCTTCCAATACCAACAAATTACTTACGCTGTTAAATGGCAAAGAGAACCGGAAAGCCCGGTTCAGAACAGTTATTTCATTAATAATCAAGGGAAAAGAAGAACTCTTTGAAGGTATTTGCGAGGGCACTATCGCACCGGAGCCAATGGGCACGGGTGGATTTGGTTACGATCCGGTATTCATTCCCGATGGAAGTAATAAAACATTCGGCCAAATGACCCTGGAGGAAAAACAGGAATTTAGCCACCGGAAGAAAGCAGTTAAAAAACTGGTGGTATATTTGAAAAGTCTTGCAGATCGTTGA
- a CDS encoding branched-chain amino acid aminotransferase, with translation MVEAMSIPVTKTGKSNLEKVDFNHLGFGKYFSDHMLEADYVNGQWTNVNIRPYQSLGFLPALSVLHYAQTIFEGQKAHKDENGNIHIFRPHENWKRMNRSAERLAMPQIPEEIFIDGMKQLVELDKDFIPSGYDESLYIRPFLFATEETLGVKESSSYKFLIITGPAGSYFSAPARIYVEEKYTRAAPGGTGFAKTGGNYAASLLSSAEAKKQGYDQVLWMDALEHKYVQEVGAMNIMFIIGDTVVTPDLTDGTILSGITRLSLLERFRDLGFKVEERRVSIDELIDAYKAGNLKEVFGCGTAATISHVRELKYKDFVMEFDVDSMTISAEMKKYLLDYKENKHGDPYGWLEKV, from the coding sequence ATGGTGGAAGCAATGAGTATACCGGTAACGAAAACCGGTAAAAGCAATCTGGAAAAGGTGGATTTTAACCACCTGGGTTTTGGAAAGTATTTTTCTGACCACATGCTGGAAGCGGATTATGTGAATGGTCAGTGGACAAATGTCAATATCCGCCCATATCAGTCGCTCGGCTTCCTACCAGCCCTATCTGTACTCCATTATGCCCAAACGATATTTGAAGGACAAAAAGCGCATAAAGACGAAAACGGGAACATTCACATTTTCCGACCACATGAGAACTGGAAACGTATGAACCGTTCGGCAGAGCGGCTGGCGATGCCACAGATACCCGAAGAAATCTTTATTGACGGGATGAAACAACTGGTGGAGCTGGATAAGGATTTTATTCCCTCGGGTTATGATGAATCGCTCTATATCCGCCCTTTTCTTTTTGCCACAGAAGAAACACTGGGGGTAAAGGAATCTTCTTCTTATAAGTTCCTGATCATCACAGGCCCTGCGGGGTCTTATTTTTCGGCCCCTGCGCGGATTTATGTAGAGGAAAAATATACGAGGGCGGCACCCGGCGGAACGGGATTTGCAAAAACCGGTGGCAACTATGCCGCTTCCCTGTTATCATCTGCGGAGGCCAAAAAGCAGGGTTACGACCAGGTATTGTGGATGGACGCCCTGGAGCACAAATATGTACAGGAGGTAGGCGCTATGAATATTATGTTTATCATTGGTGATACGGTAGTAACCCCTGATCTTACAGATGGTACTATTTTAAGCGGTATCACCCGCCTGAGCCTGCTGGAACGGTTTCGCGACCTGGGTTTTAAAGTGGAGGAGCGCAGGGTATCGATCGATGAGTTGATCGACGCGTATAAAGCCGGCAATTTAAAAGAAGTGTTCGGATGCGGCACGGCCGCTACTATTTCTCATGTACGGGAATTAAAATATAAGGATTTTGTGATGGAGTTTGATGTTGACAGCATGACGATTTCTGCGGAGATGAAAAAGTACCTGCTGGATTATAAGGAAAACAAACACGGGGATCCTTACGGATGGCTGGAGAAAGTATAA
- the rpsL gene encoding 30S ribosomal protein S12, producing the protein MPTINQLVRKGREIIRAKSKSRALDQCPQRRGVCTRVYTTTPKKPNSALRKVAKVRLTNKVEVIAYIPGEGHNLQEHSIVLIRGGRVKDLPGVRYHIVRGSLDTAGVKDRKQSRSKYGTKKAKK; encoded by the coding sequence ATGCCTACTATTAATCAATTAGTTCGTAAAGGAAGAGAAATTATAAGGGCAAAGAGCAAATCCAGAGCGCTGGATCAGTGTCCACAGCGTCGTGGTGTGTGTACCCGTGTTTATACAACCACTCCTAAAAAACCAAACTCTGCGCTGCGTAAAGTAGCTAAAGTGCGTTTGACCAATAAGGTAGAGGTGATCGCTTATATACCGGGTGAAGGCCATAACCTGCAGGAGCACTCGATCGTACTGATCAGAGGTGGTCGTGTGAAGGATCTGCCAGGTGTACGTTATCACATCGTACGCGGAAGCCTGGATACTGCCGGTGTAAAAGACCGTAAGCAGAGCCGCTCTAAGTACGGAACTAAAAAAGCTAAAAAGTAA
- the rpsG gene encoding 30S ribosomal protein S7: MRKAQAKKLPLAPDPKFNDKLVTRFVNNLMWEGKKSGAFTIFYDALDKVAKQTNEDGYEVWKKALANVTPAVEVRSRRIGGATFQIPSEVRPDRKISLSIKWLIRYSRDRNGRSMADKLANEIVAASKGEGAAFKKKEDTHRMAEANKAFAHFRV; this comes from the coding sequence ATGCGTAAAGCACAAGCCAAGAAACTTCCGTTAGCACCGGATCCTAAATTCAACGATAAACTGGTTACCCGTTTTGTGAACAACCTGATGTGGGAGGGTAAAAAAAGTGGAGCCTTCACTATTTTTTACGATGCGCTGGACAAGGTTGCAAAACAAACCAATGAAGATGGATACGAGGTTTGGAAAAAAGCTTTGGCCAATGTAACGCCTGCAGTAGAAGTACGCAGCCGTCGTATTGGTGGTGCCACCTTCCAGATTCCTTCTGAAGTACGCCCCGACCGTAAGATTTCATTGAGCATTAAATGGTTGATCCGTTACAGCCGCGACCGGAATGGCCGTAGCATGGCAGATAAACTGGCGAATGAAATCGTTGCAGCCAGCAAGGGCGAAGGTGCTGCTTTCAAAAAGAAAGAAGATACCCACCGTATGGCAGAAGCCAACAAGGCGTTTGCACACTTCCGGGTATAA
- a CDS encoding DinB family protein has protein sequence MEAKKEVWLRGEKDPFLVPELQPAADALLQAGEELDTLLMDFPDEVLWERPAGVAAVGFHLKHIVGVLDRLLSYAEGQMLTPGQLEYLKNEAIDQGHTTRQLLQQVHTGIQQTIRRYRQLDPASLRALRKVGRAGLPSTVIGLCFHAAEHTMRHTGQLLVTVAVLHNGM, from the coding sequence TTGGAAGCAAAAAAAGAAGTATGGCTCCGCGGGGAAAAAGATCCCTTCCTGGTGCCGGAATTGCAGCCGGCAGCAGATGCCTTGTTACAGGCTGGTGAGGAACTGGACACCCTGTTAATGGATTTCCCGGATGAGGTGCTGTGGGAGCGGCCGGCGGGTGTGGCGGCTGTAGGTTTTCACCTGAAGCATATTGTGGGTGTGCTGGACCGGCTGCTGAGCTATGCCGAAGGGCAAATGCTTACACCCGGGCAACTGGAGTATCTGAAAAACGAAGCGATTGACCAGGGTCATACCACCCGGCAGCTATTACAGCAGGTACATACGGGCATTCAGCAAACGATCCGCCGGTACCGGCAATTGGATCCGGCATCGCTAAGAGCGCTCCGGAAAGTGGGGAGGGCAGGATTGCCTTCGACCGTGATCGGACTGTGTTTTCATGCAGCAGAGCATACGATGCGGCATACGGGCCAGCTCCTGGTAACGGTGGCCGTGTTACATAATGGTATGTAG